In one Umezawaea sp. Da 62-37 genomic region, the following are encoded:
- a CDS encoding N-acetyltransferase — protein sequence MLVRREVPGDVDAIRAVTEAAFAARPGGEAQLVDRLRADPGWIPALSLVAVVAGSVVGHVVCTRATLSGEPVLGLGPLSVSPEHQRAGVGKALAHTVLGAADALGEPLVVLLGDPGYYSRFGFELASEHGIEPPQAEWAPHFQVRTLSAHRPSLRGRFRYAEPFERL from the coding sequence GTGCTGGTTCGACGTGAAGTGCCGGGGGACGTGGACGCCATCCGCGCGGTGACCGAGGCCGCGTTCGCCGCGCGGCCCGGTGGGGAGGCGCAACTGGTCGACCGGCTGCGGGCGGATCCGGGGTGGATCCCCGCGCTGTCGCTGGTGGCGGTCGTGGCCGGATCCGTTGTGGGGCACGTCGTGTGCACGCGGGCGACGCTGTCGGGTGAACCCGTGCTGGGGCTGGGGCCGTTGAGCGTCTCCCCGGAGCACCAGCGCGCCGGGGTCGGGAAGGCGTTGGCGCACACGGTGTTGGGTGCCGCCGACGCGCTCGGCGAGCCGCTGGTGGTGCTGCTCGGGGATCCCGGCTACTACTCGCGGTTCGGGTTCGAACTCGCGTCGGAGCACGGGATCGAGCCGCCGCAGGCCGAGTGGGCGCCCCACTTCCAGGTGCGGACGTTGAGCGCCCACCGGCCTTCGCTGCGCGGCCGGTTCCGGTACGCGGAGCCGTTCGAGCGGCTGTGA
- a CDS encoding Smr/MutS family protein: protein MLSVDLHGVFRSDRGIDSAIRTAIFRAKRERIGTVEIIPGKGSGTLRRRVLAVLEQPHLKKLYRRVEVDPDNEGRVLVHF from the coding sequence ATGCTGTCCGTCGACCTGCACGGGGTGTTCCGCAGCGACCGGGGCATCGACAGCGCGATCCGGACGGCGATCTTCCGGGCCAAGCGGGAGCGGATCGGGACCGTGGAGATCATTCCCGGCAAGGGGTCCGGGACGTTGAGGCGGCGGGTCTTGGCGGTGTTGGAACAGCCGCACCTGAAGAAGCTCTACCGGCGGGTGGAAGTGGATCCGGACAACGAGGGCCGGGTGCTGGTGCACTTCTGA
- a CDS encoding glycoside hydrolase family 9 protein — MRLALALATAVAVSGLVSVPVQAAATGQVRLDQIGYGTTEAKQAYLLAAKPSPGAAFAVLDSAGRTALTGRVGASLGGWNAGYGAVHPIDFSGLTRTGTYRIKVAGATSPGFEVDSVRALHAPLAAANVEFFQAQRDGADVIPGRLDRKRSHLTDRRADVYDTPVFKGEGGDEVAEPLKRIGGPVDVEGGWFDAGDFVKFTHATSYSLAELLYAQRVRPTPALEAETEFGLRWLDKVWDAKTGTLIAQVGIGTGSEELGFHGDHDVWRLPEADDRLSVAPGDPDYFIKHRPVFRAAPPGEPISPNLAGRVSAAFALAAQVEAKRDPAKAHRYLEEAASVFGQARTTDVGELVTAFPHAYYPEDSWADDLEFGATQLALAGRALGDRRAAGWATTAAHWAKAYLDSGDTDTLNLYNTSALAHTDLARLLRTGVRDAEVTEAQLVGDLKRQLQQGVDAAATSPFRTAVDVTQFDAAPRSFGFVATAKLYRGLTGDRTYDAFGTRQRDFTLGANAWGTTLMIGVGTTFPNCPQHQAANLSGSLNGGRKVLVGAVVNGPNGADLFSDLGEMPEGSAPCTKGYTKRFDSTTSVFADDLRSWPSSEPAIDFTSMAALAFTLSAQG, encoded by the coding sequence TTGCGACTCGCGCTCGCCCTCGCCACGGCTGTGGCGGTATCGGGGCTGGTCAGCGTGCCCGTGCAGGCGGCGGCGACCGGTCAGGTCCGGCTCGACCAGATCGGCTACGGCACCACGGAGGCCAAGCAGGCCTACCTCTTGGCGGCCAAGCCCAGCCCCGGAGCGGCGTTCGCCGTGCTGGACAGCGCGGGCCGGACGGCGTTGACCGGCAGGGTCGGCGCGTCGCTCGGCGGCTGGAACGCGGGCTACGGCGCCGTGCACCCGATCGACTTCAGCGGGCTGACGAGGACCGGCACCTACCGGATCAAGGTCGCCGGTGCCACGTCCCCCGGTTTCGAGGTCGACTCGGTGCGCGCGCTCCACGCGCCGCTGGCCGCGGCCAACGTCGAGTTCTTCCAGGCCCAGCGCGACGGCGCCGACGTGATCCCCGGCAGGCTGGACCGCAAGCGCTCACACCTGACCGACCGCAGGGCCGACGTCTACGACACCCCGGTGTTCAAGGGCGAGGGCGGTGACGAGGTGGCCGAACCGCTGAAGAGGATCGGCGGCCCGGTCGACGTCGAGGGCGGCTGGTTCGACGCGGGCGACTTCGTCAAGTTCACCCACGCCACGTCGTACTCGCTCGCGGAACTCCTGTACGCCCAACGCGTCCGGCCCACTCCCGCGCTGGAGGCGGAGACGGAGTTCGGCCTCAGGTGGCTCGACAAGGTGTGGGACGCGAAGACCGGGACGCTCATCGCCCAGGTCGGCATCGGCACCGGCAGCGAGGAGCTGGGCTTCCACGGCGACCACGACGTGTGGCGGCTGCCCGAGGCCGACGACAGGCTCTCCGTCGCGCCCGGCGACCCGGACTACTTCATCAAGCACCGCCCCGTTTTCCGCGCCGCGCCTCCCGGCGAGCCCATCAGCCCCAACCTCGCGGGCCGGGTCTCCGCCGCGTTCGCCCTCGCCGCCCAGGTCGAGGCCAAGCGCGACCCCGCGAAGGCGCACCGGTACCTGGAGGAGGCCGCCTCCGTCTTCGGCCAGGCCAGGACCACCGACGTCGGCGAGCTCGTGACCGCGTTCCCGCACGCCTACTACCCCGAGGACTCCTGGGCCGACGACCTGGAGTTCGGCGCCACCCAGCTGGCGCTCGCGGGCAGGGCGCTGGGCGACCGCCGCGCCGCGGGCTGGGCCACCACCGCCGCCCACTGGGCGAAGGCGTACCTGGACAGCGGGGACACCGACACCCTGAACCTGTACAACACCAGCGCCTTGGCCCACACCGACCTCGCGCGCCTGCTCCGCACCGGCGTCCGCGACGCCGAGGTCACCGAGGCGCAGCTCGTCGGCGACCTCAAACGGCAGCTCCAGCAGGGCGTCGACGCCGCGGCCACCAGCCCGTTCCGCACGGCCGTGGACGTCACCCAGTTCGACGCCGCCCCGCGCAGCTTCGGCTTCGTCGCGACGGCGAAGCTCTACCGCGGCCTCACCGGCGACCGCACGTACGACGCCTTCGGCACCCGGCAGCGCGACTTCACGTTGGGGGCCAACGCCTGGGGCACCACGCTTATGATCGGCGTCGGCACCACGTTCCCGAACTGCCCCCAGCACCAGGCGGCCAACCTTTCGGGCAGCCTCAACGGCGGTCGCAAGGTGCTCGTCGGCGCGGTCGTCAACGGCCCGAACGGCGCGGACCTGTTCTCCGACCTCGGCGAGATGCCCGAGGGCTCGGCCCCGTGCACCAAGGGCTACACCAAGCGGTTCGACTCGACGACGTCCGTGTTCGCCGACGACCTGCGGTCGTGGCCCAGCTCGGAACCCGCGATCGACTTCACGTCGATGGCCGCGCTGGCGTTCACCCTGAGCGCGCAGGGCTGA
- a CDS encoding methionine synthase produces MNTTPWKPGSATGIGSLPGTDPHEASRIVLGELPLLPHLPELPERGVGADIIGRTAGLLVDIPIEVVPSGYRVTAHPGRHHRRAVDLMRYDLDAFEEAFQGTNLRAEVVKIQVAGPWTLMSNIELVRGHRVLTDPGAVKEFTESLAEGLKLHVAEVVKRTGAQVVVQLDEPGLPAVLEGLLPTPSKLGTVRAVPGPDARDVLAAIVEAAGPGVIIHCCAPKPPVTLLREAGATAVALDVSLLRGAGPAVLDELGEAWQAGTSLWLGLVPSTDPGTEVTLRRVAKPALELADRLGFPRTVLSGLALPTPSCGMAGASERWVRRALALTRDLGKAFLEPPEDW; encoded by the coding sequence GTGAACACGACCCCTTGGAAACCGGGCTCCGCCACCGGCATCGGCTCACTGCCCGGCACGGATCCGCACGAGGCGTCACGCATCGTCCTCGGCGAGCTGCCGCTGCTGCCGCACCTCCCGGAGCTGCCCGAGCGCGGTGTGGGCGCCGACATCATCGGCCGCACCGCCGGGCTGCTCGTCGACATCCCGATCGAGGTCGTCCCGTCGGGCTACCGCGTCACCGCGCACCCCGGCCGGCACCACCGCCGTGCCGTCGACCTGATGCGGTACGACCTGGACGCGTTCGAGGAGGCGTTCCAGGGCACGAACCTGCGCGCCGAGGTCGTCAAGATCCAGGTCGCCGGGCCGTGGACGCTGATGTCCAACATCGAGCTGGTGCGCGGCCACCGGGTGCTCACCGATCCGGGCGCCGTCAAGGAGTTCACCGAGTCGCTGGCCGAGGGCCTGAAGCTGCACGTCGCCGAGGTCGTCAAGCGCACCGGCGCGCAGGTCGTCGTGCAGCTCGACGAGCCCGGCCTGCCCGCGGTCCTGGAAGGGCTGCTGCCGACGCCGTCCAAGCTCGGCACCGTCCGCGCGGTCCCCGGTCCGGACGCCCGCGACGTGCTCGCCGCGATCGTCGAGGCGGCGGGCCCCGGCGTGATCATCCACTGCTGCGCCCCGAAACCGCCCGTGACGCTGCTCCGCGAGGCCGGTGCCACCGCCGTCGCGCTGGACGTCTCGCTGCTGCGCGGTGCCGGTCCGGCGGTGCTGGACGAGCTGGGCGAGGCCTGGCAGGCGGGCACGTCGTTGTGGCTGGGTCTGGTGCCGAGCACCGACCCCGGCACCGAGGTGACCCTGCGCAGGGTGGCCAAGCCCGCGCTGGAACTGGCCGACCGCCTCGGTTTCCCGCGCACCGTCCTGAGCGGACTCGCGCTGCCCACGCCGTCCTGCGGGATGGCGGGCGCGTCCGAGAGGTGGGTCCGCCGGGCGCTGGCCCTGACCCGCGACCTCGGCAAGGCGTTCCTGGAGCCGCCCGAGGACTGGTGA